The following nucleotide sequence is from Syntrophales bacterium.
GAGTCCAGTCCAATGTTAAAGGAAAGGCTTGAGCAGGCAAAAGAGGAACTTTTAAAAATAGAATACATCCAGCCCACGTCACACTATAGGATAATTCCTATATTGTCAGGGCTGGCAGACCATATAGCAAAACACTGTGCAGATAAGAGGATAAGGAAAAAGGATAAGATATTTGCCTTTTCCGGGGTGCGGGCATACCTGATTATTAGAGAAACAGCGGAAAGAGCGGGTATAGAAAAGGGCAGAAGACATCCAAGTGCTTTTCGGCATGGGTTTGCGGTAAATGCAACATTGGCCGGTATGCCGCCCTTTGTGTTAAACAACTGGTTGGGACATACCAATATAGTTAGTACGTTGATTTATACGGCAGTTCTCCCACAGGATGCCAGGGGATATCTGGAAAAAATGAAATTATAGAGGTTGAAAACCAACATATATGAAAATAAACGAGCTTTTTAGACTTTCAAGAATACTTGGTGGGAAAAAGCAAAAAGAGGTTGCAGCTGTTGTTGGTATTAGCCAACAATCATTACAAAGATATGAGGCCGGATTGGCAAAGCTGTCAAAGAATACTCTCTTGAGGATTGCTCCCTTGTTGGACATTAACGCTGAATATGTCACCGACCAGACAAAAAACCCGTTTCAGAGTGAAGGATTGATCAAAATGTTCTTCAGTGAGGACATGGTTTCCTATGGCATCCTTGAACCAATCAATACGCTCCTTGCATTCAACGATAACCTGACCTTTCTTCCCTTGATATCCAAATTCGATTTACCTTTCAAGGGAACAAACTTCAACTTTTCCTTAAATCCCATATATGCCATTGCCATAAAGGACGAAGATAACAATGTTTTTTTACTGCGGAGAAAGTTAAAAACAGATTATGTGCTGGCTGACGGTACCTTGTACGACAAAATGTCGTTTACGCTTCGATTCGTTAAAGAAAGAAGAAGGTCGTTATACTTTGCCGCTTTGGAAATTGATAAAAATCTTCATGAAAAGGTGATGTCCTGGATAGTTGAAAGGGAGGATATTGAACCGCTTTTCTCCGAGTGCAAGTTCATGTCTTATTTTGATCCTACACAGCAGGAATTGGCCCAACTGAGAAAGCAGAGGGCTATGAACATTGAACCTTTGACAGCACTGGAGCTTACAATCATAAAAGAAATACGTGTGGAAGAAATCAGCTCTGATCAAGCTTTGAAATTGATACAATCAGGGAAAACCAACATATATGAAAATAAACGAGATATTTAGAATAGCCAGAGAGACCAGAGGCAAAAAGCAGCAAGAGATAGCTTCTAAAGCAGGTATAAGACAATCTTCTCTGCAAAGATTTGA
It contains:
- a CDS encoding helix-turn-helix transcriptional regulator encodes the protein MKINELFRLSRILGGKKQKEVAAVVGISQQSLQRYEAGLAKLSKNTLLRIAPLLDINAEYVTDQTKNPFQSEGLIKMFFSEDMVSYGILEPINTLLAFNDNLTFLPLISKFDLPFKGTNFNFSLNPIYAIAIKDEDNNVFLLRRKLKTDYVLADGTLYDKMSFTLRFVKERRRSLYFAALEIDKNLHEKVMSWIVEREDIEPLFSECKFMSYFDPTQQELAQLRKQRAMNIEPLTALELTIIKEIRVEEISSDQALKLIQSGKTNIYENKRDI
- a CDS encoding tyrosine-type recombinase/integrase produces the protein ESSPMLKERLEQAKEELLKIEYIQPTSHYRIIPILSGLADHIAKHCADKRIRKKDKIFAFSGVRAYLIIRETAERAGIEKGRRHPSAFRHGFAVNATLAGMPPFVLNNWLGHTNIVSTLIYTAVLPQDARGYLEKMKL